The following are encoded in a window of Deltaproteobacteria bacterium genomic DNA:
- a CDS encoding SDR family oxidoreductase, whose amino-acid sequence MDLGLNGKVALVAASSRGLGKAIATTLGREGARLCLCARDPDTLEATADRLCQDTGAEVCTISLDLADREAPRRFVEAALEFAGGIDILVTNTGGPPMGTLAELSDEQWHRAGEQVLLSAARLIREAVPHMERRGGGRIVNVTSIAVKEPIAGLLLSNAYRAAVVGMAKTLATELAPKNILVNNVCPGRIATDRILQLDAARAERTGASVDQIRAESLRKIPLGRYGQPSELAALVAFLCSTQASYVTGATIQCDGGMFSGLM is encoded by the coding sequence ATGGACCTGGGATTGAACGGCAAGGTTGCGCTCGTGGCTGCGTCGAGCCGCGGACTCGGCAAGGCCATCGCCACCACACTCGGTCGGGAAGGGGCGCGGCTGTGCCTGTGTGCGCGAGACCCCGACACCCTCGAGGCCACCGCAGATCGACTCTGCCAGGACACCGGCGCCGAGGTCTGCACCATCTCCCTAGACCTCGCCGACCGGGAGGCGCCGCGGCGCTTCGTCGAGGCGGCGCTCGAATTCGCGGGCGGCATCGACATCCTCGTCACGAACACGGGGGGCCCCCCGATGGGCACCCTCGCGGAGCTCTCCGACGAGCAGTGGCATCGCGCCGGGGAACAGGTGCTCCTGAGCGCAGCGCGCCTGATCCGCGAGGCGGTGCCGCACATGGAGCGGCGCGGCGGAGGGCGCATCGTGAACGTGACCAGCATCGCCGTGAAGGAGCCGATCGCCGGGCTCCTCCTGAGCAACGCCTATCGCGCCGCGGTGGTCGGCATGGCCAAGACGCTCGCGACCGAGCTCGCGCCCAAGAACATCCTCGTGAACAACGTCTGCCCCGGGCGCATCGCCACCGACCGCATCTTGCAGCTCGACGCCGCCCGCGCCGAGCGCACGGGCGCCTCGGTGGATCAGATCCGCGCCGAGTCGCTGCGCAAGATCCCCCTCGGGCGCTACGGCCAGCCGAGCGAGCTGGCCGCGCTCGTGGCCTTCCTCTGCTCGACGCAGGCGAGCTACGTCACGGGGGCGACGATCCAGTGCGACGGGGGGATGTTCAGCGGGTTGATGTAG
- a CDS encoding PAS domain S-box protein — MTEILEASPEAPSEERALRRRVLELEFELRRARVALYGASNVAGQPGSRLAATGAQVARGCALAVVAIGTLVLLGWVSGVAALKSLHPSFVSMKANAAVCFVLAGTALWLKGQSGQSTRESRGGQSTRESRGESRGKGQPSRAGRGQTLAAHLCAAAVITVGLGTLAEYLLGRDLGLDELLFRDTTRVGTSAPGRMAPATAAELVLLGVALLTLDLTTPRGKRPAQWLALLSALVALVAGVGYLYRVPALYAIGGNTWVAPHTVLGLLLLSVGILLARPGAGLVGPLLAEADGARFARRVLPAVVVLPIALGWLHLLGQRGGLYETDFGLALFTVANVACLASLAWWAAAAVIRVELERGRALTDLAASEKGLDITLQSIGDAVIATDEAGRVVRMNPEAERLTGWSSAQARGELLRDVFHIVNEETRAEVESPVTRVLREGGVVGLANHTLLVERNGNERPIADSGAPIRDDEGSIIGVVLVFRDQTDERNAERELRQAEERFRTFFDNAPIGKCMTMPDGTLLRVNRAFGEMLGYSVGELQAISFVTITHPDDLAESRECVRSLLAGECETWTMEKRYLAKAGHVVWTSVATGLQRDRAGQPLYFLTHLQDITERKRREERDCLARDVLDLLNRQAAGTDPLRDVLERIRTGMGLEAVELRLKSDDDFERRGSKLSRLADGGTFFCNSSAELLARAIADEDLAAARVRYAAEGYESVALVPLRAGGELVGLLQLTDSRRDQFRAEMIPFLEGLGASIGIALARTGADAAQRATENRYRALFESSRDALMTLVPPSWNFDSCNAAAMAMFGARDESDFVSRSPWEYSPEQQPDGRRSGEKAKEMIETAMREGAHSFDWTHRRRSGEAFPATVLLTRVAIDGRSFLQATVRDETEKRNLQASVAQADRLASMGMLAAGVAHEINNPLAYVVYNVESLAQDLPKVADAARRCCTALREQVGDAAFAAVAGDGADALQQVELEDAVDRAKEALAGALRIGGIVKGLGTFSRVEHTDLSQIDLRYPIESAINMSFNEIKFRAVLIKDYGVAPSVWASEGRLAQVFLNLLINATHAIDEGNVERNRITVRTWGEGDVASAEVADTGKGIPPENLARIFDPFFTTKGIGKGSGLGLAICRNIVTEFGGTIDVESELGRGTRFLIRLPVRSAEEDPQVEQAVAEKARVPVVRGRILVVDDEPAIRASLVRLLGREHEVVTAASGSEGQAVLEQDDSFDLILCDLMMPELTGVDLHQWLAKRSPALAAKMVFVTGGAFTPRASEHLAGAGNLRIDKPFDSANLKTLVAKLILAAKSGS; from the coding sequence TTGACCGAGATCCTCGAGGCCTCTCCGGAGGCTCCCTCGGAGGAGCGGGCCCTGCGGCGCCGCGTCCTGGAGCTGGAGTTCGAGCTCCGGCGAGCCCGGGTTGCGCTGTACGGGGCTTCGAATGTCGCCGGACAGCCGGGGTCTCGCCTCGCCGCGACGGGCGCGCAGGTGGCTCGCGGGTGCGCCCTCGCGGTCGTCGCCATTGGCACGCTGGTCCTCCTGGGATGGGTCTCCGGGGTTGCGGCGCTCAAGAGCCTCCATCCGTCCTTCGTCAGCATGAAGGCGAACGCCGCCGTGTGTTTCGTCCTCGCCGGCACGGCGCTTTGGTTGAAGGGCCAATCGGGCCAATCAACCCGGGAGAGTCGCGGGGGCCAATCAACCCGGGAGAGTCGCGGCGAGAGTCGCGGCAAGGGACAGCCGAGCAGGGCTGGCCGCGGCCAGACCCTCGCCGCACACCTCTGCGCGGCCGCGGTAATCACGGTGGGGTTGGGCACTCTCGCGGAGTATCTCCTCGGGCGGGACCTCGGGCTCGACGAGCTGCTCTTCCGCGATACCACCCGCGTCGGCACCTCCGCTCCGGGGCGCATGGCGCCCGCCACGGCCGCGGAACTCGTTCTCCTGGGTGTGGCCCTCCTGACGCTCGACCTCACCACACCGAGGGGGAAGCGTCCCGCGCAATGGCTCGCGCTGCTCTCCGCCCTCGTGGCGCTCGTCGCCGGGGTTGGTTACCTGTATCGAGTCCCGGCGCTGTACGCGATAGGCGGCAATACCTGGGTCGCCCCGCACACTGTCCTCGGGCTCCTCCTGCTGTCCGTCGGCATCTTGCTGGCGCGACCCGGGGCGGGGCTGGTCGGCCCACTACTCGCAGAGGCCGACGGTGCCCGATTCGCCCGCCGCGTGCTGCCGGCCGTGGTGGTCCTCCCCATCGCGCTCGGCTGGCTCCACCTCCTGGGGCAACGCGGGGGTCTGTACGAAACCGACTTCGGTCTCGCCCTCTTCACCGTCGCGAACGTTGCGTGCCTCGCGAGCCTGGCCTGGTGGGCGGCCGCGGCGGTCATCCGCGTCGAGCTCGAGCGTGGCCGGGCGCTGACCGACCTCGCCGCCAGCGAGAAGGGTCTGGACATCACACTGCAGAGTATCGGTGACGCAGTGATCGCCACCGACGAGGCCGGGCGAGTCGTGCGCATGAACCCGGAGGCGGAGCGGCTCACCGGCTGGAGCTCCGCCCAGGCTCGCGGCGAGCTGCTCCGCGACGTGTTCCACATCGTGAACGAAGAGACGCGCGCCGAGGTGGAGAGCCCCGTGACGCGGGTACTGCGCGAGGGCGGCGTGGTCGGGCTGGCCAACCACACCCTGCTCGTCGAGAGGAATGGAAACGAACGCCCCATCGCCGACAGCGGCGCGCCCATCCGCGACGACGAGGGATCGATCATCGGCGTCGTGCTCGTCTTTCGCGACCAGACGGACGAGCGCAACGCGGAAAGGGAGCTCCGGCAGGCCGAAGAGCGTTTCAGGACCTTCTTCGACAACGCGCCCATCGGCAAGTGCATGACCATGCCCGACGGGACGCTCCTGCGGGTCAACCGGGCGTTCGGTGAGATGCTCGGCTATTCGGTCGGGGAGCTTCAGGCTATCTCGTTCGTCACGATTACCCACCCCGACGATCTTGCCGAGAGCCGCGAGTGTGTGCGGAGCCTGCTCGCCGGGGAGTGTGAGACCTGGACGATGGAGAAGCGCTACCTCGCGAAGGCTGGGCACGTGGTCTGGACCAGCGTCGCCACGGGCCTGCAGCGCGACCGGGCCGGCCAACCGCTCTACTTCCTTACGCACCTCCAGGACATCACCGAGCGCAAACGGAGAGAGGAGCGCGACTGCCTGGCTCGCGACGTGCTCGATCTGCTGAACCGCCAGGCGGCCGGCACAGACCCGCTTCGCGATGTGCTCGAGCGGATCCGCACGGGGATGGGCCTCGAAGCCGTCGAACTGCGCCTGAAATCCGACGACGACTTCGAGCGGAGAGGCTCGAAGCTGTCTCGTCTCGCCGACGGTGGGACGTTCTTCTGCAATAGCTCGGCGGAGCTACTCGCCAGGGCGATCGCGGACGAGGACCTCGCGGCCGCGCGCGTCCGCTATGCGGCCGAGGGCTACGAATCGGTGGCGCTCGTCCCCCTCCGAGCCGGTGGGGAACTCGTCGGACTGCTGCAGCTCACCGATAGTCGGCGCGACCAGTTCAGGGCCGAGATGATCCCGTTCCTCGAAGGGCTCGGGGCGAGCATCGGGATCGCGCTCGCGCGCACCGGGGCCGACGCGGCGCAGCGGGCCACCGAGAACCGCTACCGGGCCCTCTTCGAGAGCTCGCGCGACGCTCTCATGACGCTGGTCCCGCCCAGCTGGAACTTCGACTCCTGCAACGCAGCCGCGATGGCGATGTTCGGTGCCCGCGACGAGTCGGACTTCGTGTCGCGAAGTCCGTGGGAGTACTCGCCGGAGCAGCAACCGGACGGCCGCCGTTCCGGCGAGAAGGCGAAGGAGATGATCGAAACGGCGATGCGCGAGGGAGCCCACTCCTTCGACTGGACCCACCGACGTCGCTCGGGGGAGGCGTTCCCGGCCACCGTGCTGCTCACGAGGGTTGCCATCGACGGGCGGTCGTTCCTGCAGGCCACCGTGCGCGACGAAACCGAGAAACGAAACCTGCAGGCGAGCGTGGCCCAGGCGGATCGTCTGGCGAGCATGGGCATGCTCGCGGCCGGCGTAGCCCACGAGATCAACAATCCGCTCGCCTACGTGGTCTACAACGTCGAGAGCCTGGCGCAGGACCTGCCGAAGGTCGCCGACGCAGCGCGACGCTGCTGCACCGCCTTGAGAGAGCAGGTGGGCGACGCTGCCTTCGCCGCGGTCGCCGGGGACGGGGCGGACGCCCTCCAGCAGGTCGAGCTGGAGGATGCCGTCGATCGGGCCAAGGAAGCGCTCGCCGGCGCGCTCCGGATCGGAGGCATCGTCAAGGGCCTGGGGACCTTCTCGCGCGTCGAGCACACGGACCTGTCGCAGATCGATCTCCGATACCCCATCGAGTCCGCGATCAACATGTCCTTCAACGAGATCAAGTTTCGAGCGGTGCTGATCAAGGACTACGGCGTGGCGCCTTCCGTCTGGGCCTCGGAGGGCCGGCTGGCCCAGGTCTTCCTCAACCTGCTCATCAACGCCACGCACGCTATCGACGAGGGCAACGTGGAGCGCAACCGCATCACGGTTCGCACCTGGGGCGAGGGGGACGTCGCCAGCGCCGAGGTCGCAGACACGGGCAAGGGGATACCTCCCGAGAACCTCGCGCGCATCTTTGACCCCTTCTTCACCACCAAGGGAATCGGCAAAGGCTCGGGCCTCGGGCTCGCCATCTGCCGCAACATCGTGACCGAGTTCGGGGGGACGATCGACGTCGAGAGTGAGCTGGGGCGGGGCACCCGCTTTCTCATTCGCCTGCCGGTGAGGTCGGCCGAGGAAGATCCGCAGGTCGAGCAGGCTGTTGCCGAGAAGGCACGGGTTCCGGTGGTCCGCGGGCGGATCTTGGTCGTGGACGACGAGCCGGCCATTCGCGCGAGCCTGGTGCGGCTCCTCGGCCGGGAGCACGAGGTGGTCACGGCCGCCTCGGGGAGCGAGGGCCAGGCTGTCCTCGAACAGGACGACTCGTTCGATCTGATCCTGTGCGACCTCATGATGCCGGAGTTGACCGGCGTGGACCTGCACCAATGGCTCGCCAAACGAAGCCCCGCGCTGGCCGCGAAGATGGTGTTCGTCACGGGGGGCGCCTTCACGCCCCGAGCCTCGGAGCACCTGGCCGGCGCCGGCAATCTTCGCATCGACAAGCCCTTCGACAGCGCCAACCTGAAGACGCTCGTGGCGAAGCTGATTCTGGCGGCGAAGAGCGGGTCGTAG